A stretch of DNA from Gimesia chilikensis:
TCGCACCAGGAGACTTGTTCGTTTTGAGACCTGTGCTGGCAGCGGTGGCGACTATTTTCTGAGTCAGTTCATCCAGTCCGATACCTTCGATCAGCTGCATGACGTAATAATGAAAGCCGCCATTCTCACCGACACCATAGACGGGAACAATGTTGGTATGGTGCAGAGAAGCAGTCAGTTCGGCTTCACGTTGAAAGCGTTTAAGTTGTTTTTCATCCAGCAGTAGATGTCGCGGGAGTAATTTTAAGGCAACCCGTCGATTCAATGATTGCTGGATGGCCTCATAGACAACGCCCATACCTCCACGACCGATTTCCCGGACAATTTGAAAATCACCCAGTTGCTCAGGAACCGAAGCGCCTAACGAGACTTTGCTGGGAGCGGGCTCTGCATATTTACCCCCTTCCAATGCTGCGATTGCGGGAAAGAACTCTTCAATTTCAGCAGAGAGCTCGGGGTATCGCTGACGGTATTCCTCTACGGAAGGGTGCTCACCCAGGCGGATTCGCGAAATAAACTCTTCCGCCAGCTGTTCCAGGTCTACTGGTCCGGGAGGCGTCAGGTTCTTAAGCGAGCGATCTGATTCGGGGGATAGCATTGCCCAATGTCCTGTCGATTACCATCTACGATGAGGCAGACAAAGATAGTCTGATCATTCAATAATACCGGGAATTTGTACCAGAATGGAGCGCAATCTGGTTAATGCTCTGAAATATCTCATGCTGGCTGTTTTGGGTTCGATTTCGAGTACCTCGGAAGCCTCCAGGTTGGAGAGTTCTTCAAAATGTCTCAGAACCAGAATTTCCCGGTCGATTTCGTTCATGCTTTCAAGGGCTTCATGTAACTGTCGGGCCAGCTCTTCTTTAAGGGCCGCCTGACTGGGGGAAGTTAAATCTCCCAGGAGAACATCAGCGATCTGAAACGAGGTCGAAGCCGAAAAGACCCTTCGTTTTTGTTTCACCTCGCGGCGGGCATCACGCTTTTGTGCACCAAGATGCCGACGATGTACGTCGATCAATGTCTGACCGACGATGGTCCGCAGCCAGATGAAAAACGTAGTAGCCGGATCGTTAAGATAATGTTCAATCCGGGTGGCCGCATCCAGGTAGGCTTCCTGCAGAATATCATCCGCATCAACACGTCCGAGCAGACGATGATCGAGACGAAAATTGACAATTCGCCATAACCGATCGCGGTAGCGGTCATATTCGTCCGCTAAAACACCCTCCGGATTTTCTTTCAGCCGTTCCAGAAATTCCTGGGGGTCTTCCTGCTCTTCCAACAAAAATCTGTCCTCCCGAATAGTTACTGTTTAATCTCAGGCCTGATTCTAGTCGAATGCTTCCCGAAACAACAAGTCGCGTCTCAGGTTCGAAGAGAGGGATTATCACAATTCCACAGGCCCCTGGGGCAATGCGCAGACGAGAGGCGATCCGTATCTCTTACGCATGATTCAAGCTGTTTGACGGATGACATTTAGAACATTGCCAGAAATTCAACTCGGGCCCCGGAACCGACGCCCCGAGATTCCTGCTTGAAAACAAAGCGGTCCAGCAGAAAGGTTCAGGATGACTCCATTGGTTTCTGAACTTGGATTCCACCAGCCATTTTATGGTCTGAGTAATTAGGGACCTGTATTGGCCTGAACCTGAAACTGCATATCGGAATGAACGTCAGTGTTTAGCTACTGTTTTCGAAAGTCGTTCCAGATCAAACATAACGGATTTCAAACCGGATCAAAGCAACTGATTGACTGGAGATGCCTTACGGGGGGTGATCGATTGAGAGACAGTCTGGCTCGCAGGCGACCAATTCTCCATGGATTCGGTGAAGACTTGTTTTGCATTCTCCTGTAAGAGGGAGACACGCTATCTGGTAGAAGACCGCTGCAAATTCAGTCCATACCTGTAAATAGAGATGAGACCCTATGGACGTATTCATTACTTTTCGGACTATGGCACACCACTTGCGACACTTTGAATTCAGGATATTGTTTCAAGAAAACAATTCAGCAGAATTTGATTACAATTCTAAGGAGCGAGATATGGTTACTCGAGAAGAAATACGCGGTCATTGGAATGAATTGAGAGGTCGGATTGAAAAACACTGGAATCAACTGAGCCCTCACGATCTGGATGGAGTTGAAGGAGAGACTGATCAGTTGGTGGGAAAAATCCAACAGAAAACCGGACAGGCTTCTACTGAAATCCGACAGGAGCTGGATTGTATCGTCGACGATATGTCCAAGTCAGCTGCCCGTGCTACCGAAAAGCTGGGGGAAAACTTTGAGAACACGGTCAATAAAACTAAAGAACAGTTTCAGCATGCCTCCGAAGCGGCTCGCGCACAATATGAGCACTTAAATGAATCCATGCACAAAGGGTACCAGCAGGCGGAACAGACGCTGCGAAAGAATCCAGTGGAATCAGTTGCGGTTGCTTTTGGGACTGGCCTGATCGCAGGAGTTATTGTGAGTCTGGTCTGGCGCCGTTAAGAAACACGGTCCTATGCAGTAGTTAAACCATCCAATTGACATCAGGAGGTAAGGATGATTCATCAATACGATGATCTTGAGATACGCTCGCAGCAGCGAGCGAAGTCTGTAACCGACAAAGTTGAGCAGGAGTCTGCTTCCGGTATGTGCCAGTATGTTGAAGAACAGCCCGTAAAATCAGTTTTTATTGGTTTAGGCGCAGGTCTTGGAGCAGGTCTGTTACTGGGCGCTCTCTTCAGGGAATCAACCAGATATCTCTATCATGAACCTGGTATCGCTGAACGGGTTGGAAATCAAGTTAAAGATTCCTTGTCTGAGATCTTTCCCAGTTCGTTTAAAAGTCATTTCAGATCCTGAGACGCAAAACTACTAGTCACAGACTGTAAGCTTTAACTGAGGGGGGGAGTGATGAATCACGGGGGGCCAGGTCGCAGTGCAGAAGAGATCAGCCACTCCATGAAGCGGTTGCGTAACGAGCTTGATGGCGATGTGCATCAAATCAAGCAAAGTGCTGCGACCCTTTCTGACTGGCAGTATTACATCAGGAACTATCCCTGGATAAGTCTGGGAGGTGCAGCGTTAATTGGATATCTGCTTGTGCCTAAAAGACTAGAGATTCAGAGCCCCGATGCTGAAACGATCGAAAAACTGGCCCGTAAGAACCGGCTGGTTGTCGAGAATCAGCCTCGGAAACATGCTTCCAGAGGAGGGCTACAGACCGTTGCCTCGTTTGTAACCCGATTGCTTGTGAAAGCAGCTACCGCACAGTTAATGCACCATTTTGCCAATGGTATTGCATCACAAGAGCCAGCAAGTTCCTTTGCCGGCTCCGAAACCAGTTCTAACGGGGCAGGTGAGCATTTCAGCAGAATTATGGGCGATGGAGATTAAATTGAGGGCGTTACAAATGTTAAAATATCAGTTGTATGATTCCAGATTATCAAAACATCTATTGAGAGATGTTACATCAACTACCCGGAGATCCGGTAAGCCAGATGATAATGATTCTGCCTTAATTGGTGCAGATTCAGCTATTCGTCGACAGATTTCCAAACATCCAGCAATTGCACTCAATGTAGGTATTGCTACAGGATTTCTCCTGGGATGGCTGGTGAAGCGATGATTCGTAACAGCATGAAAAATCAGTCGCCAGATATAAGAGGTGGATTCGGCGATTTGATAGCAGATTTGATTTCACTTAGTGAACTCCAGATTGAGCTTTTGACCATTGATTCCCGCGATGCCCTGCGCAAATCTATCTACCCTCTAATCCTGCTCTGCCTGGGTTTAGGCTTGATCGTTGGCGCCTTTCCCGTGATGTTGTTTGGCATGTCCTGGTGGCTTAGTGAGGTCACCAGTCTCAGTCTGGCGGGGAGTTGTCTGACCATGGCTCTATTGTCGCTGGCAGGGGCTGGATTACTGTTCTACCTGGCCCGAAAGGGGCTGGTCCACAGTCTGGGACATTTCAAACGAACTCGAGACGAGCTACGCAGTAATACGCAGTGGATAAAGAAAATTCTTTCTGAGAAGCAGTGTTATCATCAGACGTCAACCAGGTGATGCAGAAGTCTGTATTACGCTTTAGTTAAGGATAGACATTATGAATATGAATGCCACCAAAACTCAAAATACTTCAGACTATAATCAGAATCGTTCTCCGGTAACCGACGAGTTACCCAGGCAAGGTGAGCCATTAAATCCCTCCGACGATTTCATTGAATACGTTTCGGCTTACGCTCGCCAGAAACCCGGCACTGCAGCTCTATGGTGCTTCGGAGTAGGGTTTATTCTGGGCTGGAAGCTTAAGCCCTGGTAAGAATGACTCTTCGCTCTGAGGAAACTATTCTAATCAGGGGCTCGTTCAACAAATTCAATCTTGCCGGGGGTATGGTTCTAAGATCGCACTTGCCCCCGGCTTTCTAAATGACTCGACTCCCAGTATTTGTAGACAGATGGGAGTAATATCAGTTAACCGCAGGTGCTCCGGTAATTCAAAGTCAGTGGGTAAACCGGCGGCTATCAACGGAGCCGTCGAGTCCAGGTAGTGTAAGGATCCGTGTGAACCAGAGGGGTTACATTTCAGATCTGGCAGACAAAACTCCTTCCCGAGGCGGGCAGTAATCCATATGTTTCCCGTCTGCTGTGAAAAGCAGGTTGCGATTCGCTCAAAGGCATTTGGGTAAGTCTCAAATGTGATCAAACCGTCCGAATCAACTTGGGCATCAACTGCTTCCAGGTTTCCTTCCCAGAGCCAGGGGGTCCCATAGCAGTCCACCCCATCTCGTTTCTTCTTTACAGCCGGCTTGAATACCAGTTGCCCCCGGTCACTGGTAACGACGTGGAAACCTGGCTGTTTACTTCCGTTAAGTCCATGGTCATCATCACACCAGATGACTTGATCGATATCCGGGCACTTCAGTAGACATTGAATCACATCACGTCGATGCTCCCAGATTCCGGACTGCAAATAGATCTGGGCAGATCGCATGTTAGGGCAGACCATTAATTCTTCAGAGTTACTCCAGGGTTTACCCGCAGTTACAAGTTGGAACTCCTGAAGAACTTCATTCAGGTCAACTCCAGAGTCAGCATCCAGATCGCTTTGCGAATGATCACCTGTGATCAGGATGGCAAATTCTTCCAGAAAACGCGTGATTCCGCCCTCAGATTCGATCAGGGAGCCCAGAGTTTCATCAATAGCCTGGAGAATGTCGACTGCGTAAGTCGGACCTTTCTCATGACTGACAAAATCATTATTGGGGAAATAGGCCAGAGTGAAATCCGAGAAACACTTCTGCTGACTCAGAGCGAGCAGGTAGTCAGCCGTGGTATCGTCGTGAAATCCAAATCGATAGGAGAGTCCACCGCGAGCTGAGGGCAGGGAACCATAG
This window harbors:
- a CDS encoding sigma-70 family RNA polymerase sigma factor, whose translation is MLEEQEDPQEFLERLKENPEGVLADEYDRYRDRLWRIVNFRLDHRLLGRVDADDILQEAYLDAATRIEHYLNDPATTFFIWLRTIVGQTLIDVHRRHLGAQKRDARREVKQKRRVFSASTSFQIADVLLGDLTSPSQAALKEELARQLHEALESMNEIDREILVLRHFEELSNLEASEVLEIEPKTASMRYFRALTRLRSILVQIPGIIE
- a CDS encoding DUF883 family protein: MVTREEIRGHWNELRGRIEKHWNQLSPHDLDGVEGETDQLVGKIQQKTGQASTEIRQELDCIVDDMSKSAARATEKLGENFENTVNKTKEQFQHASEAARAQYEHLNESMHKGYQQAEQTLRKNPVESVAVAFGTGLIAGVIVSLVWRR
- a CDS encoding phage holin family protein, coding for MAGEAMIRNSMKNQSPDIRGGFGDLIADLISLSELQIELLTIDSRDALRKSIYPLILLCLGLGLIVGAFPVMLFGMSWWLSEVTSLSLAGSCLTMALLSLAGAGLLFYLARKGLVHSLGHFKRTRDELRSNTQWIKKILSEKQCYHQTSTR
- a CDS encoding alkaline phosphatase family protein, which gives rise to MKKKVLLIVIDALATRVVQPALEQGWLPNLSKLIDQGVFRSECTSIFPSITPAATCTIATGAYPFEHGISGAYWYDRTKDEVAFFGSDLTAIMNEGMGEYLNDFQIKLNMERLLVPTIFELIEQHGSLSDAVINYMWYRGTVTHETTTPLLLKLAPGVELAESMQGPHTMFLGDFVSTPLYGSLPSARGGLSYRFGFHDDTTADYLLALSQQKCFSDFTLAYFPNNDFVSHEKGPTYAVDILQAIDETLGSLIESEGGITRFLEEFAILITGDHSQSDLDADSGVDLNEVLQEFQLVTAGKPWSNSEELMVCPNMRSAQIYLQSGIWEHRRDVIQCLLKCPDIDQVIWCDDDHGLNGSKQPGFHVVTSDRGQLVFKPAVKKKRDGVDCYGTPWLWEGNLEAVDAQVDSDGLITFETYPNAFERIATCFSQQTGNIWITARLGKEFCLPDLKCNPSGSHGSLHYLDSTAPLIAAGLPTDFELPEHLRLTDITPICLQILGVESFRKPGASAILEPYPRQD